In Sphingobacterium zeae, one genomic interval encodes:
- a CDS encoding efflux RND transporter periplasmic adaptor subunit: MAQRTMTLKPFLTLITAAALLSSCGGNQEQPQEQAVTVDFIELSPTHAETEKKYPGTLEGTVNVDVKAQVTGYLDQIYVKEGDYVSQGQPLFKIKADVYNEQVNNSKAAYQAALSAEQNAKLEIEKIKPLVEGKVYTELQLKTAEANYAAAKAQVAQARAALGSSQINAKFTLINAPVSGYIGRIPNRIGNLITAADATPLTTLSEINTVNVYFSLSEADFIAFIKDQNNKTSNQQATLLLADGTAYNHSGKVELASGNIDRTTGSMALKASFTNPDKILRSGGSAKVILKKAHENVLLVPMAAVKDIQDRYFVYVIGEKNKISMKQIEIAGNTANAYLLKSGLTAGEKIVMNRIDMLNDGMQVQPTKKSTM; encoded by the coding sequence ATGGCACAAAGAACGATGACTTTAAAACCTTTCCTTACACTTATTACAGCAGCAGCATTATTATCGTCCTGTGGAGGCAACCAAGAACAACCGCAAGAGCAGGCAGTTACTGTTGACTTTATCGAATTATCTCCTACCCACGCGGAGACCGAAAAAAAATATCCTGGTACATTAGAGGGGACCGTCAACGTCGATGTCAAAGCGCAAGTAACGGGATATCTGGATCAGATTTATGTCAAAGAAGGAGACTATGTATCCCAGGGTCAACCCCTTTTCAAAATAAAAGCTGATGTCTACAACGAACAAGTAAACAACAGCAAGGCAGCTTACCAAGCTGCTTTATCGGCAGAACAAAACGCGAAATTGGAGATTGAAAAAATCAAACCACTTGTTGAAGGTAAAGTGTATACCGAATTACAATTAAAAACTGCAGAGGCCAATTATGCCGCAGCTAAAGCACAGGTAGCGCAAGCACGAGCTGCACTCGGTTCATCTCAAATAAATGCCAAATTTACGTTGATCAATGCACCAGTGAGTGGTTATATCGGCCGTATTCCTAATCGGATCGGAAATTTAATTACCGCAGCAGATGCGACACCGTTAACAACGCTATCTGAAATCAATACCGTAAATGTGTATTTTTCATTGAGTGAGGCCGATTTTATAGCCTTTATCAAAGATCAGAATAACAAAACATCCAATCAACAAGCAACGCTATTACTAGCTGATGGAACGGCATACAACCATTCGGGGAAAGTAGAATTAGCCAGTGGTAACATCGACAGAACAACCGGAAGCATGGCACTTAAAGCAAGTTTCACCAACCCTGATAAAATTCTCCGTTCGGGTGGTTCAGCCAAAGTAATCTTGAAAAAAGCGCACGAAAACGTTTTGTTGGTCCCTATGGCGGCTGTCAAGGATATTCAAGATCGCTACTTCGTTTATGTTATTGGCGAAAAGAACAAAATTTCCATGAAACAGATTGAAATTGCGGGAAATACCGCCAACGCCTATTTACTTAAATCAGGACTTACAGCTGGTGAAAAAATCGTTATGAATAGGATTGACATGCTTAACGATGGAATGCAAGTTCAACCGACTAAAAAATCCACCATGTAA
- a CDS encoding LytR/AlgR family response regulator transcription factor, whose amino-acid sequence MNITKVLIIEDEKLNADRLKRLLKEIKPSIVILDVLDNIADSINWFNSNELPHLVMMDIRLSDGLSFEILETIKIDCPIIFTTAFDEYAVRAFKFNSIDYLLKPVEKIELGNAIQKLDYQKDLQINQQPLQGLLDFIYPKDFRSRFLIPFKDGYKTILVEEILYFYSEFKLTHAQLKCGTVEIVPQTMEELEQQLNPKVFFRANRQFIIHIDAIKRLHNHFNGKLKIEIKNNDQVEILVSREKAQLLKNWLDY is encoded by the coding sequence ATGAATATAACCAAAGTATTAATCATCGAGGACGAAAAACTCAATGCCGATCGTTTAAAGCGACTTTTGAAAGAAATAAAACCATCCATCGTTATTTTGGATGTACTTGATAATATTGCGGATAGCATCAATTGGTTTAATAGCAATGAACTTCCCCACCTGGTCATGATGGATATTCGTTTATCCGATGGCTTAAGCTTTGAAATATTAGAGACTATAAAAATAGACTGCCCAATCATATTTACAACAGCATTTGACGAATACGCTGTGAGGGCTTTTAAATTCAATAGCATAGATTATTTGCTCAAACCTGTAGAAAAAATAGAGCTGGGAAATGCCATCCAAAAACTTGACTATCAAAAAGATCTCCAGATCAACCAACAACCGCTTCAAGGTTTATTGGATTTTATCTATCCAAAAGATTTTCGCTCACGTTTTCTAATTCCATTCAAAGACGGCTATAAGACCATTCTCGTCGAAGAAATATTATACTTTTACTCCGAATTTAAACTTACCCATGCGCAACTCAAATGTGGTACTGTCGAAATTGTCCCTCAAACAATGGAAGAACTCGAACAGCAATTGAATCCAAAAGTATTTTTTCGCGCCAACAGGCAATTCATTATACATATAGATGCGATCAAAAGATTACATAACCACTTCAACGGAAAACTAAAAATAGAAATTAAAAATAACGATCAAGTGGAAATCCTTGTGAGCAGAGAAAAGGCTCAACTGCTAAAAAATTGGTTAGACTATTAA
- a CDS encoding efflux RND transporter permease subunit: MLKKFIERPVLATVISILLVILGVIGILKLPLQQFPDIAPPAVQVTALYPGANAETVLRAVAPSLEESINGVENMSYMSSTASNDGSLMITVYFKLGTDPDQAAVNVQNRVAQATSQLPAEVVQAGITTAKQQNSLIMVLDLYTEDQSKYDQTFITNYAQINIIPELKRIPGVGQALPFGGSKDYSMRVWLNPNQMATYKLTPEEVMAAIQDKNVEAAPGKFGESSREAFEFVIKYKGKLNQPSDYENIIIRSNTDGSVLKLKDVARVELGSYTYASHTRINGKAGLNIGVMQLAGSNANEIQIAIQKFMEKASLSFPKGVKYLVLYNTKDALDQSIDQVKHTLVEAFILVFLVVFLFLQDFRSTLIPAIAVPVAIVGTFFFMQLFGFSINLLTLFALVLAIGIVVDDAIVVVEAVHAKMEHENLPPKLATTSAMSEITGAIISITLVMSAVFLPIGFMEGSTGVFYRQFAFTLAIAIVISAINALTLSPALCALFLKPTHHGHSDAKKLKFKERFFAGFNVGFDRLTKNYLGSLRFLIRYKWVAFAGLAITLLLTIFMIRKTPTGFIPSEDQGFIAISLSMPAGASLDRTSGALAEAEKQLQHADFTKTLNVLAGFNILTQSTSPSAGVAFILLKPHEERGQIKDINAIMADVNQRLANIKGANFFVFTFPTVPGFSNVDGLDMVLQDRTGGQLGKFSGVGQKFIGELMKRPEIMMAFTTFKADYPQYELQVDDIKAEQLGVSTKSILKTMQAYFGSAQASDFNRFGKYYRVMVQADAKDRSEPTSMDGIFVKNRLGDMVPINTLVKLERVYGPETASRYNLFNSIGINAIPKPGYSSGDAIRAVEEVAKQQLPTGFTYEFSGMTKEEIVSGGQSTLIFILCLIFVYFLLAAQYESYIIPLAVILSIPTGIFGVFAAISFTDIANNIYVQVALVMLIGLLAKNAILIVEFAIQGRKQGLSIPSAALKAARLRLRPIIMTSLAFIVGMIPMMTAVGPSAQGNHSISIAAAGGMFTGVVLGLFIIPILFIFFQFIQEKIAGVPKQKQYESVTASLEIPVHKNN, translated from the coding sequence ATGCTTAAGAAATTTATAGAAAGACCTGTACTTGCTACCGTTATCTCCATACTACTTGTCATATTGGGGGTGATTGGTATCCTCAAACTGCCATTGCAGCAGTTTCCCGATATTGCACCGCCGGCAGTGCAAGTAACGGCATTATATCCCGGGGCAAATGCCGAAACGGTCCTTCGTGCCGTAGCTCCCTCACTCGAAGAGTCAATTAACGGTGTTGAAAATATGAGCTACATGAGCTCTACCGCCAGTAACGACGGTTCATTAATGATTACTGTATATTTTAAATTGGGCACTGACCCTGACCAAGCTGCTGTGAACGTCCAAAATCGTGTGGCTCAGGCAACCAGCCAATTGCCAGCTGAGGTTGTACAAGCCGGAATCACCACGGCAAAACAGCAAAACAGCTTGATCATGGTATTGGATCTCTATACGGAAGATCAGAGTAAATACGATCAGACCTTTATTACCAATTATGCCCAGATCAATATTATTCCCGAACTGAAACGGATACCCGGCGTAGGACAAGCATTGCCATTTGGTGGTAGCAAAGACTACTCCATGCGGGTATGGCTCAATCCAAATCAAATGGCGACTTATAAATTAACGCCTGAGGAAGTAATGGCCGCCATCCAAGATAAAAACGTTGAAGCTGCTCCGGGTAAATTCGGCGAGAGCAGCCGTGAAGCTTTTGAATTTGTGATCAAATATAAAGGTAAACTCAACCAACCAAGTGACTACGAAAATATTATTATCCGCTCCAACACTGACGGTTCAGTACTTAAACTCAAAGACGTCGCTCGTGTTGAACTGGGATCCTATACCTATGCGAGCCACACCCGTATCAATGGCAAAGCAGGATTGAATATTGGGGTAATGCAGCTGGCAGGTTCGAATGCAAATGAAATTCAGATCGCGATTCAAAAATTCATGGAGAAAGCCTCTTTAAGCTTTCCGAAAGGTGTCAAATATCTCGTTTTATACAACACAAAAGATGCACTTGATCAATCTATTGACCAAGTAAAACATACACTAGTTGAAGCATTTATATTGGTATTTTTAGTTGTCTTTCTATTCCTTCAGGACTTTAGATCGACATTAATACCAGCGATTGCAGTACCAGTAGCCATCGTTGGAACATTTTTCTTCATGCAGCTCTTCGGCTTTTCAATCAACCTATTGACCTTGTTTGCCCTGGTGCTTGCCATTGGGATTGTCGTCGATGATGCAATTGTGGTCGTCGAGGCAGTGCACGCCAAGATGGAACATGAAAATCTCCCACCTAAGCTCGCTACAACATCTGCCATGAGCGAAATCACCGGGGCAATTATCTCGATTACATTGGTGATGTCTGCCGTATTCCTTCCCATCGGCTTTATGGAAGGTTCTACCGGAGTGTTTTACAGACAATTTGCTTTCACGTTGGCGATTGCAATCGTTATTTCAGCAATTAATGCCTTGACACTAAGTCCTGCGTTATGTGCACTCTTCTTAAAACCAACGCATCATGGTCATTCTGATGCTAAGAAACTTAAATTCAAGGAACGTTTCTTTGCTGGATTCAATGTTGGATTCGACCGGTTGACTAAAAACTATTTAGGAAGTCTGCGCTTCTTGATCCGTTACAAATGGGTTGCATTTGCAGGATTGGCGATTACCCTACTTTTGACAATATTTATGATCCGTAAAACACCTACTGGATTTATTCCGTCGGAAGACCAAGGATTTATTGCCATTTCTTTATCCATGCCTGCAGGCGCTTCTTTAGATCGTACTTCTGGGGCATTAGCCGAAGCTGAGAAGCAACTTCAACATGCTGATTTTACCAAGACTTTAAATGTACTTGCTGGTTTCAATATTTTAACACAATCCACAAGTCCTTCAGCGGGTGTTGCATTTATCCTCCTTAAACCACATGAAGAACGTGGTCAGATAAAAGACATCAATGCGATTATGGCCGATGTGAATCAACGCCTGGCAAATATCAAAGGCGCAAATTTCTTTGTCTTTACCTTCCCTACAGTACCAGGGTTCAGTAATGTTGACGGTTTGGACATGGTTTTACAGGACAGAACCGGCGGACAACTTGGAAAATTCAGTGGCGTAGGCCAAAAGTTTATTGGCGAACTGATGAAACGTCCTGAAATCATGATGGCTTTCACAACCTTTAAAGCGGATTATCCACAATATGAGCTCCAGGTAGATGATATCAAGGCAGAGCAACTTGGCGTAAGCACAAAAAGCATATTAAAAACCATGCAAGCCTATTTTGGTAGTGCTCAAGCTTCAGATTTTAATCGTTTTGGAAAATACTATCGTGTGATGGTCCAAGCTGATGCCAAGGATAGAAGTGAACCAACTTCAATGGACGGTATTTTTGTAAAAAACAGATTAGGTGATATGGTTCCCATCAATACATTAGTCAAATTAGAACGTGTATATGGACCCGAAACAGCATCGCGTTACAACTTGTTTAATTCGATTGGCATAAATGCAATACCAAAACCCGGATATAGTTCCGGAGACGCTATCCGTGCAGTTGAGGAAGTTGCAAAACAACAATTGCCTACTGGATTTACCTATGAATTCTCAGGTATGACCAAGGAAGAAATTGTCTCCGGAGGACAGTCTACATTGATTTTTATTCTCTGTCTGATATTTGTTTACTTCTTGCTTGCGGCACAATATGAAAGCTACATCATTCCATTAGCGGTTATTCTATCCATTCCGACCGGCATATTTGGCGTCTTTGCAGCAATTAGCTTCACTGATATCGCCAACAACATCTATGTACAAGTCGCACTTGTCATGTTGATTGGTTTGCTGGCCAAAAATGCCATTTTGATTGTGGAATTTGCTATTCAAGGGCGCAAACAGGGGCTATCGATTCCTAGCGCTGCACTTAAAGCCGCAAGATTACGTTTGAGGCCTATTATCATGACTTCCTTAGCCTTTATTGTTGGTATGATTCCAATGATGACAGCCGTAGGTCCGTCTGCTCAAGGAAATCATTCCATCAGTATTGCCGCTGCGGGTGGGATGTTCACCGGAGTAGTTTTAGGGCTCTTTATTATCCCGATTCTCTTTATTTTCTTCCAATTTATTCAAGAGAAAATAGCTGGTGTCCCGAAGCAAAAACAGTATGAAAGCGTGACCGCTTCGTTGGAAATACCCGTGCATAAAAACAATTAG
- a CDS encoding efflux RND transporter permease subunit: MLKKFIDRPVLATVISIIFVILGVIGLFRLPQTRFPDIAPPTVQVTGSYPGGNSETVLRSVVTPLEEQINGVEDMEYITSTASNDGTFSVRIVFKAGVNPDQAAVNVQNRVQQATPILPQEVVRMGLTTSKQQNSMIMIFNIYTEDNKKYDELFLQNYVNINLIPQIKRVPGVGQAMVFGSKDYSMRVWLNPQKMASYGLVPQEVIAAISKQSLESAPGKLGEESKAPLEYVIRYKGKKNLPEQYENIIVKNNNVQIVRLKDVARIEFGSISYSGNSQNNGLNTVTIGIFQTSGSNANEIEIGIDKQIEIAQRSFPPGIKIFKLISTKERLDESTAQVRSTLIEAFILVFLVVFLFLQDIRSTIIPAIAVPVAIVGTFFFLLVFGFTINILTLFALVLAIGIVVDDAIVVVEAVHGKMETSNLTGKQATHSAMSEITGAVISITLVMCAVFIPIGFMTGSSGMFYKQFAYTLVIAIVISAINALTLTPALCALLLKNTHAENQDGQTPKTGFSQRFFKAFNAGFENLTNRYVGSLKFLAKKKWISALLILATIGVAGYLMTSTSKSFVPMEDDNFVVYSLEMPPGTGLDRTTKAVEKIEKLLADIPSIESHTSITGFNMIGNNSSAAYATGFIRLKDKKKRGEMNDIDQIHQVISQKLSSVKEGNAMAFRSPPVDGYGMMNGAELVLQDRAGKSPVELKAMSDSVIAQIMKQPGVQFAYTMFRADYPQMELEVDEDKAAQLGVDVSEMLSSVQTYFAGDQSLNFNRFGKFYRIAVKADGIYRTDKEAFNEIFVKNNLGQMVPVNTLVTLRKVYGPESVTRYNLYNSLTINVVSTPGISNGAIMETLEKNVLTKLPGDYSYEWTGLSLEEKSSGNQTVLILALSLLFVYFLLSAQYESYLLPLAVLLSIPTGMIGSFLGTRAIGLDNNIYVQVGLIMLIGLLAKNAILIVEFALQRRRAGSSLIDSALEGARARLRPILMTSLAFIAGMVPLMFATGGTATGNHSISTGAAMGMLSGVILGVIIIPLLYLVFQYLQEKVSGKKLTDNTVHNTND; this comes from the coding sequence ATGTTAAAGAAATTTATTGACAGGCCAGTTTTGGCAACTGTTATATCGATCATATTTGTCATACTGGGGGTCATCGGTCTTTTTAGGCTGCCCCAAACGCGATTCCCGGATATCGCCCCGCCCACGGTCCAAGTTACCGGAAGCTATCCCGGAGGAAATAGCGAAACAGTATTGAGATCAGTTGTTACACCCCTTGAAGAACAAATCAATGGTGTGGAGGACATGGAATACATTACATCGACTGCAAGTAACGATGGTACATTCTCTGTGCGCATTGTCTTTAAAGCAGGTGTAAACCCAGATCAAGCAGCCGTCAACGTGCAAAACAGAGTACAACAGGCTACTCCGATCTTGCCACAGGAAGTTGTCCGAATGGGATTAACAACCTCCAAGCAACAAAATAGTATGATCATGATATTTAATATCTATACAGAAGATAATAAAAAATATGATGAACTATTTTTACAGAATTATGTGAACATCAACTTGATCCCACAGATCAAGCGTGTTCCAGGGGTCGGTCAGGCGATGGTATTTGGTTCCAAAGACTATTCGATGCGTGTATGGTTGAATCCGCAAAAAATGGCAAGTTATGGACTTGTGCCGCAAGAAGTTATTGCTGCAATTTCCAAACAAAGTCTGGAATCTGCACCTGGAAAATTAGGTGAAGAATCAAAAGCACCTCTTGAATATGTTATACGCTATAAGGGGAAAAAGAATCTTCCAGAGCAGTATGAAAACATTATCGTTAAAAACAATAATGTCCAGATCGTACGTTTAAAGGATGTGGCACGTATTGAGTTTGGCTCGATCAGCTATAGCGGTAATTCCCAAAATAACGGTCTCAATACCGTCACCATCGGTATATTCCAGACATCAGGCTCCAACGCCAATGAAATTGAAATTGGAATCGACAAACAGATTGAAATAGCGCAACGCTCATTCCCTCCTGGAATCAAGATTTTTAAATTGATCAGTACCAAAGAGCGTTTGGATGAAAGTACAGCTCAAGTACGTTCGACATTGATTGAAGCCTTCATTTTGGTTTTCCTCGTTGTATTCTTATTCTTACAAGACATACGATCGACTATTATTCCAGCAATTGCAGTCCCTGTAGCTATTGTAGGTACCTTCTTCTTCCTGCTCGTGTTTGGCTTTACCATCAATATATTGACGTTATTTGCCCTCGTACTCGCCATTGGTATTGTTGTCGATGATGCAATTGTCGTTGTCGAAGCAGTACATGGAAAGATGGAGACTTCCAATTTAACAGGTAAACAGGCTACCCATAGTGCCATGAGTGAAATCACAGGAGCTGTAATCTCCATTACCCTGGTGATGTGTGCAGTTTTTATTCCCATTGGGTTTATGACAGGTTCATCGGGTATGTTCTATAAACAGTTTGCCTACACTCTTGTGATCGCCATTGTGATCTCTGCGATCAATGCCTTGACGCTGACACCTGCACTATGTGCATTATTACTTAAAAATACACACGCCGAAAATCAAGATGGACAGACCCCAAAAACTGGGTTTTCTCAGCGTTTTTTCAAAGCGTTTAACGCAGGCTTCGAAAACTTGACCAACCGATACGTTGGTTCATTAAAATTCCTGGCAAAGAAAAAATGGATTTCCGCACTTTTGATCCTGGCTACAATTGGCGTTGCGGGGTACCTCATGACAAGCACTTCCAAAAGTTTCGTACCAATGGAAGATGATAACTTTGTCGTATACAGTTTGGAAATGCCCCCAGGAACGGGACTGGACCGAACAACAAAAGCAGTAGAAAAAATCGAAAAACTACTGGCCGATATCCCTTCGATTGAAAGCCATACAAGTATTACTGGATTCAATATGATCGGTAACAACTCCAGCGCAGCCTATGCGACAGGATTTATACGCTTGAAAGATAAAAAGAAACGTGGTGAGATGAACGATATTGATCAGATTCACCAAGTGATCTCACAAAAATTATCCAGTGTCAAAGAAGGTAACGCAATGGCATTTCGCTCCCCTCCTGTTGATGGTTATGGTATGATGAATGGCGCGGAACTCGTTTTGCAGGACAGAGCTGGTAAATCGCCGGTAGAGCTTAAAGCAATGTCCGACTCCGTTATTGCGCAGATTATGAAACAACCGGGAGTGCAATTTGCCTATACCATGTTCAGAGCAGATTATCCACAGATGGAGTTAGAAGTAGATGAAGACAAAGCGGCCCAACTTGGTGTAGATGTCAGTGAAATGCTTTCGTCCGTTCAAACATACTTTGCGGGTGACCAATCATTGAATTTCAATCGTTTTGGTAAATTCTATCGGATAGCAGTTAAAGCGGATGGCATTTATAGAACCGATAAAGAAGCATTCAACGAAATATTTGTCAAAAATAACCTTGGCCAAATGGTCCCTGTGAATACCTTGGTCACACTTCGTAAAGTGTATGGTCCTGAGTCGGTAACCCGTTATAATTTATACAATTCGCTCACGATAAACGTTGTTAGTACGCCTGGTATCAGTAATGGTGCGATCATGGAAACATTGGAGAAAAATGTATTGACCAAGTTACCGGGAGACTACAGCTACGAATGGACGGGACTTAGTTTGGAAGAGAAGTCATCAGGCAATCAAACCGTACTTATCTTAGCATTAAGCTTGCTATTTGTCTATTTCTTACTATCAGCACAGTACGAAAGTTACTTATTGCCCCTTGCCGTCCTGTTATCCATCCCAACAGGTATGATCGGCTCTTTCCTAGGAACACGTGCTATTGGGTTGGACAACAATATCTACGTCCAGGTCGGCTTGATCATGCTCATCGGTCTTTTGGCAAAAAATGCCATTTTGATTGTTGAATTTGCTTTACAGCGGAGAAGAGCAGGCTCCTCACTCATTGATTCGGCTTTAGAAGGCGCAAGAGCTCGTCTACGCCCAATCTTGATGACTTCATTGGCTTTCATTGCGGGTATGGTCCCCTTGATGTTTGCGACCGGCGGAACGGCCACAGGCAACCATTCCATCAGTACAGGAGCAGCAATGGGTATGTTAAGCGGTGTTATCCTTGGCGTAATTATTATACCATTACTGTACCTGGTGTTCCAATATTTGCAAGAAAAAGTTTCGGGTAAAAAACTTACGGACAATACAGTACACAATACAAACGATTAA
- a CDS encoding sensor histidine kinase, with product MFEILGEWTFTIIYSFIISEFSIIVHDKLDKFLTWKDSPTERLLLETVINLLTVLFINLLLEYLISKYYVGPQNVTIAPSLEEKRGMIQNITISVLIALMIMGINIGSHLITNWKNESMRAAKLDQVILETELQSLKLQIDPHFVFNNLSVLSEIILEDQQSGYEYAENFSKIYRYLLINSKKDIISLEEELNFLNAYIFLIKSRFGDGVNFEINVNPAKRNFQLPPLTLQLLVENALKHNQTNKRKPLKIKVYTNAQNQLVVENILIPIENVSESSGIGISNIIKRYDLLSNLKLQIKNDGKTFNVILPLLAQA from the coding sequence ATGTTCGAAATACTCGGCGAGTGGACTTTTACGATCATCTACAGCTTTATCATATCCGAATTCAGCATCATTGTCCATGACAAACTTGACAAGTTTTTAACTTGGAAAGATAGCCCTACGGAGCGACTACTACTTGAAACCGTCATCAATCTCTTGACGGTATTATTTATCAACTTACTCTTGGAGTACCTCATCTCAAAATATTACGTTGGTCCCCAAAATGTTACTATAGCCCCATCATTGGAGGAAAAAAGAGGCATGATACAAAATATTACAATTAGTGTTTTGATTGCGCTCATGATAATGGGTATCAATATCGGTAGTCATTTGATCACCAACTGGAAAAATGAGTCCATGCGTGCAGCAAAGCTCGATCAGGTCATTCTAGAAACAGAACTTCAATCGTTAAAATTACAAATCGACCCTCATTTCGTATTTAATAACCTGAGCGTACTCTCAGAAATCATTCTCGAAGACCAGCAATCAGGTTACGAGTATGCAGAAAACTTCTCCAAAATATATCGCTACCTTCTTATCAATTCTAAAAAAGATATTATCTCACTTGAAGAAGAACTCAATTTTCTAAATGCATATATATTTCTTATCAAAAGCCGATTCGGCGATGGAGTTAACTTCGAGATAAACGTTAACCCCGCCAAACGCAATTTCCAATTGCCTCCTCTTACCTTACAGTTGTTGGTAGAAAATGCACTAAAGCATAATCAGACAAATAAGAGAAAACCGCTGAAAATTAAAGTCTACACCAACGCCCAGAATCAACTTGTTGTTGAAAATATATTAATTCCTATTGAGAATGTATCCGAATCATCGGGAATCGGAATTTCAAACATCATTAAAAGATACGATTTGCTATCCAACTTAAAACTGCAAATAAAGAATGATGGCAAAACATTTAACGTTATCCTCCCACTTTTAGCGCAAGCATAA
- a CDS encoding efflux transporter outer membrane subunit, producing the protein MNSKAKLLTVFILSFVAWSCKTDKLVSNQYLAPNLPEQYRDQAKAPQETSIGSIPWRDFFKDQILQTLIDSAIQHNLDMKLALKNIEASQLSLKQAKANYLPSAQLQIRGNSTNPSNNSMNGLSLGQFLGQHHVEDYTASLGLSWEADLWGKIKNQNSAALASYLQTEEAKKVIQTQLIAQVAQGYYQLLMLYQLRDIAKQNLQLSDTTLRIVQQQYDVGDITLLALEQVDAQRLSAAALIPDFELQITIQENAIQILSGKLPQEIKIAEKLSNIQFPEELATGVPADLLSHRPDVKQAELAITASQAYQQYAKARMYPSLVISAEAGVNAFKASNWFNLPASLFGAITGSITQPILQRKELKTQYELARVEQEKNVLIFKQKVISAAGEVSDALISIQKLREKQKITSDRTNRLKEATKHANLLFETGMATYLEVITAQSNILQSELELAQVKKAELAAVVDLYRSLGGGWSNN; encoded by the coding sequence ATGAATAGTAAAGCAAAGTTACTGACGGTTTTCATCTTATCTTTTGTCGCATGGTCCTGTAAAACAGATAAGTTGGTCAGCAATCAATACCTTGCCCCTAACTTACCCGAACAGTACCGCGACCAGGCTAAAGCTCCGCAGGAAACTAGCATTGGATCTATTCCATGGCGTGATTTTTTTAAAGATCAAATCCTACAGACATTAATTGACAGTGCGATACAACATAACTTAGATATGAAGCTAGCATTGAAAAACATTGAAGCGTCTCAACTGAGCCTGAAACAAGCAAAAGCGAACTATCTTCCCTCAGCCCAACTACAGATCAGGGGAAATAGCACCAACCCATCCAATAACAGTATGAATGGATTGAGCCTCGGACAGTTTTTAGGCCAACATCATGTGGAGGATTATACGGCATCCTTAGGTTTATCCTGGGAGGCCGATCTATGGGGTAAAATCAAAAATCAAAATAGCGCTGCTTTAGCTTCCTATCTACAGACAGAAGAAGCGAAAAAAGTAATACAAACCCAATTAATTGCACAAGTTGCACAAGGTTATTATCAACTGCTGATGCTTTATCAATTGCGTGATATCGCCAAACAAAACTTGCAATTGAGCGATACAACCTTACGCATCGTCCAGCAACAATATGACGTTGGTGACATTACGCTGCTTGCGTTGGAGCAGGTCGATGCGCAGCGGTTGTCTGCAGCTGCCTTAATCCCCGACTTTGAACTGCAGATCACTATTCAGGAAAATGCCATCCAGATTCTTAGCGGAAAACTCCCGCAGGAAATTAAAATAGCGGAGAAATTGTCGAATATTCAATTCCCCGAAGAATTAGCAACTGGCGTCCCAGCCGATTTGTTAAGTCATCGTCCGGATGTAAAACAAGCTGAACTGGCTATTACAGCTTCACAAGCTTATCAACAATACGCAAAGGCACGCATGTATCCTTCCTTGGTTATTAGCGCCGAGGCAGGAGTAAATGCATTCAAGGCAAGCAATTGGTTCAACTTACCGGCTTCATTATTTGGTGCAATTACAGGAAGTATTACGCAGCCAATTTTACAGCGGAAGGAATTGAAAACCCAATATGAACTGGCACGTGTCGAACAAGAAAAGAACGTATTGATTTTCAAGCAAAAAGTAATCTCAGCAGCTGGAGAAGTTTCCGATGCTTTAATTTCAATTCAAAAATTGAGAGAAAAACAAAAGATTACTTCGGATAGAACTAACCGGTTAAAAGAAGCTACAAAACATGCGAACCTCCTATTTGAAACTGGAATGGCCACCTATCTGGAAGTGATAACGGCCCAGAGTAACATCTTACAAAGCGAGCTTGAGCTTGCTCAAGTAAAAAAAGCGGAGCTTGCTGCTGTTGTTGACCTTTACCGGTCCTTAGGGGGTGGATGGAGCAATAATTAA